The Deltaproteobacteria bacterium genomic interval ATTCCGGAAAATGGGGCGTTAAAATTGATGTGGTGAAGCTGGTTATCCACAACCGCAATGTCCGATTTGACACGCTCCACAGCGGCATCGCTTGCCTTTGATTCCGATTCCACCGCTTCATAAAGCGATTTGTCAATTTTTCCTTCCTGAAGGAGACGGTCGCGGTTTTTATAAAAATAACCATTTTTTTCCGCCATGGCCTCTTTTTCCAAAAGTTGTGATTTCAATTGGGCCTGTTTGAGAATGAAATCCTGTTCGTTGAGTGTAAAAAGAAGATCTCCCTGATTCACGGAATCACCAATGTTGGCGGTGACCCGTTCAGTTTTAACGTCTATCGGAAACTGAATTTCGATTTTTTCACTGGGAGCCAGTGTTGCCGGCAGGGAAAGGGTCGGCTGTTTTTCTTCAACCAGAGGTTTTTCAACCGAAACGGCAATTCTGTTGTCGCTTGAAAAAAAACTGCCAAAGGGATTGTTGGTGCATGCCGTCAAACCTAAAAGGGCAATCAAGCCCCATGATTTTTTAAGGGCACCTCTAAAAACCCCGCTTGTCATCCTGAACACATTCGCTTCGCTCAGTGTAAACTCCGTGAAGGATATGCTTGATAACAAAGTGGATTCTTCGCTTCGCTCAGAATGACAAATTATGATTTTCATAGGTTTTTAGAGGTGCCTTTTAAAAAACATGGTTCTTAATCCTTTTCGAATTCGCGTGTTTTCGTCCAAACAGAATCGCAGATGCAACCCTCGGTTCGGCATGGTTTAAATGTAATTTTCTTTCCTGAAACAGTGCATTTATCGCACAAAACCATTATGCCCCCGGAACGATCAATGGAACAGTTCCCTCCGTGGTAGGTAAATCCACCATTGCTGATATCGTAATACATCACCCACATACCGTTATCATTTGGAAACGGCTTAAAAACAATTCTTTCATCATCGTTTTCTATGGGAGGGCCGCCGATATCCGGGTTGCAAGTGCAAGTCCATACGGAACGGTAATAGCCTTCGATGTGATTCGGGTCGCCACTGAGAGGGGCGGTCCCGGAAGGACTGTTACCACCGGAAGGACTGTCACCACCAGAAGAACTGCCGCCGGACGGTGTATCTTTTTTGCCTCCACCACCGCCCTGGGGCGCCGGCTCACCGGAGGTGTCGCCGCCCGTAACTTGCTGGATGCAAATTTCACCTTTGCAGACAAGCCCTTTGTCGCACGAGTGATCCGGACGACAGGTCTTTCCCAAAGACCCACTTGCAGAGGAATGGGGGGTAAGACGATGATGCTTTCCGCTGGAACGACCACCCATTTGGAGAAGACACAAAGGAATTAATGCCGGTAAAAGCCACGTAAGTTTTTTCACAATCCCTCCTTAGTTTTTATTTTTTGAAACTATACTCCGGGCGTGTTTTTTTCAAGCAGACAATCTGTGTGTCCAATCAATAATTGACGGTGCCAACCCTGCATGTTACGCACGCCTCCTTATGACAGCATCTGTCGACATGAACACGCTGGTTTCCCTGTGCAAGCGGCGTGGTTTTGTTTTTCAATCCAGTGAAATTTACGGTGGATTGAACGGTTTTTGGGATTTTGGACCGATG includes:
- a CDS encoding efflux RND transporter periplasmic adaptor subunit is translated as MKIIICHSERSEESTLLSSISFTEFTLSEANVFRMTSGVFRGALKKSWGLIALLGLTACTNNPFGSFFSSDNRIAVSVEKPLVEEKQPTLSLPATLAPSEKIEIQFPIDVKTERVTANIGDSVNQGDLLFTLNEQDFILKQAQLKSQLLEKEAMAEKNGYFYKNRDRLLQEGKIDKSLYEAVESESKASDAAVERVKSDIAVVDNQLHHINFNAPFSGMITSKNMVGGVNIPAHQTVLTLVKPDPMLVVFNLPAGDTQSVRKETPVQVKVEGLREQKFPAIVSFINPELDGAHHTFEVKAALPNPNLVFKGGMQAQVQFVSPQKVKILSIPSQAVLNDSNRDYVYVVRQNRAWRVRVYTRKNEENPNLTEIQEGLTENDIVVTKGQDQLKEGSEVNLWR
- a CDS encoding glycine--tRNA ligase codes for the protein MTASVDMNTLVSLCKRRGFVFQSSEIYGGLNGFWDFGPMGVELKHHVKESWWRRTVQWREDVVGIDTSIIAHPQT